One Ricinus communis isolate WT05 ecotype wild-type chromosome 7, ASM1957865v1, whole genome shotgun sequence genomic region harbors:
- the LOC8275979 gene encoding uncharacterized protein LOC8275979 isoform X2, whose translation MISTSTWCRYLARKLEYSVSVCWKSYRRGQISDREFGDAVWKNLLQGRLTYLHWNKGQEMAPIIGEQGGTLLVRKLPAANPTHVFVGDVVVVKDPDNTDNFLVRRLAAVEGYEMVSSDEKDEPFVLENDQCWVLADNEKLKPKEANDSRKFGPVPMSGIVGRVIYCLRTAVDHGPVQNSHFSMRKDSPVLEVELDVDEMVRRLE comes from the exons ATGATTTCTACATCGACTTGGTGCCGTTACCTGGCCAGAAAATTGGAGTACTCCGTCTCCGTTTGTTGGAAG AGCTATAGAAGAGGTCAAATCAGTGATAGAGAGTTTGGTGATGCAGTTTGGAAAAATCTACTTCAGGGGAGGTTGACATATTTACACTGGAATAAAGGACAGGAAATGGCACCTATAATTGGAGAGCAAGGGGGAACTCTTCTTGTACGGAAATTGCCAGCTGCTAATCCAAC ACATGTTTTTGTTGGAGATGTAGTGGTCGTAAAGGATCCTGATAATACCGACAACTTTCTAGTCAGAAGATTAGCTGCTGTCGAAGGGTATGAAATGGTGTCTAGTGATGAAAAAGATGAACCTTTTGTTCTTGAGAATGATCAGTGTTGGGTTTTGGCCGACAACGAGAAGTTGAAGCCCAAG GAAGCAAATGACAGCCGAAAATTTGGCCCGGTTCCCATGTCGGGCATAGTTGGCCGAGTCATATACTGTCTACGTACAGCTGTGGATCATGGTCCTGTTCAGAATAG TCATTTCAGCATGCGTAAGGATTCACCAGTGTTGGAGGTGGAACTAGATGTAGACGAGATG GTTCGGCGACTTGAGTAA
- the LOC8275979 gene encoding uncharacterized protein LOC8275979 isoform X1, with amino-acid sequence MISTSTWCRYLARKLEYSVSVCWKSYRRGQISDREFGDAVWKNLLQGRLTYLHWNKGQEMAPIIGEQGGTLLVRKLPAANPTHVFVGDVVVVKDPDNTDNFLVRRLAAVEGYEMVSSDEKDEPFVLENDQCWVLADNEKLKPKEANDSRKFGPVPMSGIVGRVIYCLRTAVDHGPVQNSHFSMRKDSPVLEVELDVDEMVKNHKLF; translated from the exons ATGATTTCTACATCGACTTGGTGCCGTTACCTGGCCAGAAAATTGGAGTACTCCGTCTCCGTTTGTTGGAAG AGCTATAGAAGAGGTCAAATCAGTGATAGAGAGTTTGGTGATGCAGTTTGGAAAAATCTACTTCAGGGGAGGTTGACATATTTACACTGGAATAAAGGACAGGAAATGGCACCTATAATTGGAGAGCAAGGGGGAACTCTTCTTGTACGGAAATTGCCAGCTGCTAATCCAAC ACATGTTTTTGTTGGAGATGTAGTGGTCGTAAAGGATCCTGATAATACCGACAACTTTCTAGTCAGAAGATTAGCTGCTGTCGAAGGGTATGAAATGGTGTCTAGTGATGAAAAAGATGAACCTTTTGTTCTTGAGAATGATCAGTGTTGGGTTTTGGCCGACAACGAGAAGTTGAAGCCCAAG GAAGCAAATGACAGCCGAAAATTTGGCCCGGTTCCCATGTCGGGCATAGTTGGCCGAGTCATATACTGTCTACGTACAGCTGTGGATCATGGTCCTGTTCAGAATAG TCATTTCAGCATGCGTAAGGATTCACCAGTGTTGGAGGTGGAACTAGATGTAGACGAGATGGTTAAAAATCACAAACTCTTTTAA
- the LOC8275979 gene encoding uncharacterized protein LOC8275979 isoform X3: MISTSTWCRYLARKLEYSVSVCWKSYRRGQISDREFGDAVWKNLLQGRLTYLHWNKGQEMAPIIGEQGGTLLVRKLPAANPTHVFVGDVVVVKDPDNTDNFLVRRLAAVEGYEMVSSDEKDEPFVLENDQCWVLADNEKLKPKEANDSRKFGPVPMSGIVGRVIYCLRTAVDHGPVQNRFGDLSNWVFLCN; the protein is encoded by the exons ATGATTTCTACATCGACTTGGTGCCGTTACCTGGCCAGAAAATTGGAGTACTCCGTCTCCGTTTGTTGGAAG AGCTATAGAAGAGGTCAAATCAGTGATAGAGAGTTTGGTGATGCAGTTTGGAAAAATCTACTTCAGGGGAGGTTGACATATTTACACTGGAATAAAGGACAGGAAATGGCACCTATAATTGGAGAGCAAGGGGGAACTCTTCTTGTACGGAAATTGCCAGCTGCTAATCCAAC ACATGTTTTTGTTGGAGATGTAGTGGTCGTAAAGGATCCTGATAATACCGACAACTTTCTAGTCAGAAGATTAGCTGCTGTCGAAGGGTATGAAATGGTGTCTAGTGATGAAAAAGATGAACCTTTTGTTCTTGAGAATGATCAGTGTTGGGTTTTGGCCGACAACGAGAAGTTGAAGCCCAAG GAAGCAAATGACAGCCGAAAATTTGGCCCGGTTCCCATGTCGGGCATAGTTGGCCGAGTCATATACTGTCTACGTACAGCTGTGGATCATGGTCCTGTTCAGAATAG GTTCGGCGACTTGAGTAACTGGGTCTTCCTTTGCAACTGA
- the LOC8275980 gene encoding rho-N domain-containing protein 1, chloroplastic: MSQSVHLISNNIPGYGSSESRCLPSSGISGKAVAIPLCPSHGNHITYSQIKVGSIKCASGAASFLCRASSGGPRRNSDFSKQSRQGFSRNRNRQNEERDSFENLDDSDLLTSRSGPLLSLSNTSKFQATAGPGPREKEIVELFRKVQAQLRERAAVKEDKKVEASKGKVKESETVDSLLKLLRKHSIEQGKKKVSSVGTGDFAVDSPEHNGSLSGDRSTGFFNPNNKARSEVPEHNSTSFSRPPSNFRRKSPVPQVKYQPIYSNEDPSNSTSYFDLTGDKKKRFEALPDTAQQPKLETQEPELEVALEPESSFLDGNAVDELSEEESSDIDDINEFSNQQKENEHEDLSSLKLPELRALAKSRGLKGFSKMKKGDLVELLSGDSV; the protein is encoded by the exons ATGTCGCAATCAGTCCATCTCATCTCTAACAATATTCCAG GTTATGGATCTTCAGAAAGCAGGTGTCTCCCTTCCTCAGGAATTTCTGGGAAAGCAGTTGCTATACCTCTTTGTCCTTCGCATGGTAACCATATAACTTATTCACAAATCAAGGTTGGATCAATAAAGTGCGCTTCTGGCGCAGCATCTTTTTTGTGCAGAGCAAGTTCCGGTGGTCCTAGGAGAAACTCAGATTTCTCAAAGCAAAGCAGACAGGGGTTCTCCCGAAATAGGAATAGACAAAATGAAGAGAGAGACAGCTTTGAGAATCTTGATGATTCTGATTTGTTAACGTCAAGAAGTGGGCCATTACTCTCTCTTTCAAATACCTCAAAATTCCAAGCCACTGCAGGCCCAGGGCCAAGAGAGAAGGAGATTGTTGAGCTATTCAGGAAGGTACAGGCTCAGCTGCGTGAAAGAGCTGCAGTCAAAGAAGACAAGAAGGTTGAAGCCTCCAAAGGAAAAGTTAAAGAGAGTGAAACTGTGGATTCCCTCCTTAAGCTGCTAAGGAAACACTCAATTGAGCAAGGTAAGAAAAAGGTTAGCAGTGTTGGCACTGGAGACTTTGCTGTGGACTCACCAGAACATAATGGATCGCTTAGTGGAGACAGGAGCACAGGTTTCTTTAATCCAAATAATAAAGCAAGGAGTGAAGTCCCAGAACATAATTCCACTTCTTTCAGCAGACCACCATCAAATTTTCGACGCAAGTCCCCAGTTCCTCAAGTGAAATACCAGCCTATTTATTCAAATGAGGACCCTAGTAATTCTACATCTTATTTTGATTTGACTGGTGATAAGAAGAAGCGATTTGAAGCACTTCCTGACACAGCTCAGCAGCCTAAATTGGAAACACAGGAGCCCGAGTTGGAAGTGGCACTGGAGCCAGAGTCCTCTTTCCTTGATGGTAACGCAGTAGATGAGTTATCAGAAGAAGAGTCTTCAGACATTGATGATATTAACGAGTTTAGCAATCAACAGAAGGAGAACGAACACGAGGACCTAAGCTCATTGAAGCTGCCAGAGCTGAGGGCACTTGCAAAATCACGTGGGTTAAAGGGGTTCTCAAAGATGAAGAAAGGAGATCTAGTGGAGTTGCTAAGTGGTGATTCAGTTTGA